Below is a genomic region from Paludicola sp. MB14-C6.
CAACACCATTCCATTCTTCCGCATCCCCGTTCATGAGCCAGCTTTGCTAAATATAGCAATAGCTTTTTTCCATATCCTTTTCCACGCATCTCAGGATTCACGTAAAGGTCTTCCAAATATAATCCACGACGTGTTTTAAAGGTCGAGTAATTGTGGAAAAACAATGCAAATCCTACCGGTACACCATCTTCTTCGCCGATAATTACTTCTGCTTGTTGTTTATTAAAAATAGTATCGCAAACATCTTCTGCATTGCCTTCGACTTCATCTAACATTTTTTCATATGTAGCAATGTCTACAATAAACTGATAAATCGTTTTGCTATCTTCTCTTGTTGCTAATCGAATTGCAAAATTACTCAAAATTCAACCATCCTTTTCAAACTCTTGTTTGAGAAATTTTAATTTTTTTAATACACATCAATGCTTTTTGCTTTAACTAAAATGAAATTAATACACTGAGCGCACTAATAATCATAAGGCCTGCTAATGCCCATGCTACAACTCGTATCACTTTTTTATTCATTTAACTACCTTCTTATTTTATATAATTATACAGTATATATCATACCATTTTCTATATCTAATGTAAATAACGAAAGTGTGAATAGATTGATACGATAACATCATATAGGTAGGGTTTCATGCATAAATTGATAGATATTGATGAAAAATTACAAAAAATAGCTTGATACTTTCAAGCAATCTTTATTTACTTTGTATATAATAAATATATAAATTGTGAAAATTAATACTAATTTAAGGAGAAGGATATTATGACCTCATTAGAAAGAGTAGCAGCTACACTTTCCCATAAAGAACCCGACCATGTTCCTGTTTACCCTATTTTAAGCGGTGTAACTAGAAAACTAACAGGTGCAAGTTACAAAGAATGGGCAACTAATGCAGAAGAAACTGCAAAAGCCATGATTCAATCTGTTGATGAATTTGGAATAGATTGTTTGGTAACACTTACTGATCTTTCCGTTGAAGCCGCAGATTTCGGACAAGAAATTGTTTATCCTGAAAACGAAGCTGCACACCCAAATTATGATAATCAATTCTTACAAGACATAGAAGATTACGATAAAGTAAAACATATTGACCCAAGAACTACTCCAAGAATGAGCGATCACATTAAACTTTGTGATTTACTTGTAAAAGCAAAAGGAAAAACAACTCCTGTTGTTGCTTTTATCTTTGGCCCATTAGGTATTTTAAGTATGCTCAGAGGTCAAGAAGATTTATATATGGATTTATACGATGACCCTGACGCAGTACATAAAGCACTTACTACAATAACTGATGTTTTGATTGACTATTCCGATGCACTCATTGAAACGGGAATTAACGCAATTATGGTAGATACCCTTTTCGCTTCCTCTGTTATCATGAGCAAGGAAATGTGGTCAGAATTTGAAGGCCCTCACGTTAAACGTTGGGCAGACCATGTTCATTCAAAAGGCTGCATGGTTATGATTCATAACTGTGGTAATGGTGTTTATTTTGATGTGCAGATTGAAGCAATGCATCCACAAGCAATCTCTTTCTTACACGTTCCTGCTGACTGTGCTTCCTTTGAAGAATGCAAAGAAAAATACGGCAAAGACATTACGTTAATCGGTTGCGTATCTCCTACTTGGATTGCAACAGCTAGCGTTGAAGAAGTTATCGAGGAAAGTAAGCATGAAATAGATTTATTCAAGCAAGGTGGCGGATTTATGCTTGCTACCGGTTGTGAATATCCTGCAAACACTGCATTTGACAACGCCAAAGCAATGATTGAGGTAGCAAAAACCTACGGAAGATACTAACTCCTAATTATGTAAAAAGGGTCCTATGGCAAATCGCCATAGGGCCCTTTTAATTTAGATAACTATAAGTTCAAAGCAAACAAAACTGCCTGTTCGACAAATCGTTTAAAATAGGCTTAGAATTATCATTATCTATAGTCCATTTCATTCATTTTACCTCTACTTGTTTTCTACATTTCTCTATACTCACTTCAAACTTTTCAATCCATCAAACAATTCATTAAAAGATTTTCTATTTTGGCAATTTTTAAACGAGAGTTCTTTGTTTTCGCCAAATTCCAATAGAAAACACTTTGCAAGCTCTTCTACGGTTTGTTCTAACGACAAGAAAAATTGGTCTGATACAAACTCATATTCAGGTGTTCCCTCTTTATAATGAGAAGAAAGCAAAGATTCCGTTACTTGATCCAAAGGATATAATTTTAAATGAAACAATTCATGAACGAGTACCTCTTCAAGGTTTTCATACTTTGGATTTACTCGGTTAATGAGTACAATTGCCTTTTTCGTATCACAATCTATCTTGATATCACCGGTTTTATTCCAACTAACATCATCAACAAACTCTAAGCGAACATCCCAACATGGTATAATACGCAGTTTTTTACACCAGTAATCAAATAATTGCTGTAAGCTCGTTACATCTATGTTCATGCCAAGCACTCCTCATATTCAAAATTCATTTACTTGTGACCCTACTCATTCACACCATCCACTTTCAACATACGATACCCAATACCGATATGCGTTTGAATATACTGTGGCTTTGATGGATTTAACTCAATTTTTTTGCGCAGCGTTGCCATAAATACCCGAAGAGATTGTGTATCTGCAGGCAAAACAGCTCCCCATATCTCTTTTAATATAAAATTATGCGTTAATACTTTACCAACGTTTTTAGAAAGCAAACATAACAACTTATATTCAATTGGTGTAAGATGAATCTCTTTTTCTTGAAAATAAGCACATCCTGCTGCATAATCAATTTTCAAATCACCATTTACAAAAGTCGATTTTTCATTATTATTGGGTGTATTTTTCATATTGTTATATCGGCGTAATGCAACCCGAATTCTAGCTAATAATTCGTTTGTATTAAAAGGCTTTGTAATATAATCATCCGCACCTTCATCTAAAGCGTTAATTTTCTCTTGGTCGTCACTCCTTGCGCTTACTATAATAATAGGTGTATTTGACCAAGTTCTAACCTTTTGTATGATTTCAATTCCATCCATATCTGGTAATCCTAAATCTAATATAATAACATCCGGATTGCAAGATAAAATACCCATAATTGCTGAACTTCCAGTATCGGCTGTTTGATACTGATAGCCTTGCATTTCAAGCGTTGTTGAAATTAGATTTCGAATTGCTTTATCATCCTCAACAACAAAAATTGTATTATTATTCATCTATTACTACCTCCTCTGCTTGTAACGTAAATGAAAATACCGTTCCATGAGGATTATTGTCTTTGACTGTAATATCACCACCATGTGCAATAATAATGGATTTACAAAGTGATAAGCCTAGTCCTAGTCCTCGATGACTATCTCCATTATTTTTATCAACGGTAAAGAACATATCAAATATTTTTTTCTTATCTTCGTTGGAAATCCCCTCGCCATTATCCTTAATTTCAACCAATACCATATTATCCGATTTTCTTGCTGTTATATCAATTATTGAGCCCGGTGGCGTATATTTAATTGCATTATCTACAATATTGATAATAACTTGAATAATCAGTCTGGAATCCATCTTTGCCATTAGCAAATCATCAGACAAAGAAACATTGATTTGATAATCAACACTTTTACGGTTTATGTGGCGAAGCGCTTCCGCTATAACTTCCTCTAGCAATTCTGATTGCATCGTAATGCTGATCGTTCCATTTTCTATACGAGTAACGGATAATAGATTTTCAACAAGGTTGATTAACCACATAGAATCATCATATATATCGGTATAAAGCTGTAGTTTCTTGTTCTCATCAAGATAGTTTTTGTCTCCCATTAAAATACTAGCGTTACCTGAAATACTGGTAAGCGGTGTTCGTAAATCATGAGAAATTGCTCGCAGAATATTTGCTCTTAATTGTTCACGTTGTGCTTCTAAGGCTATCTCGTTCTTGGTTTCGTTTATTTCTTCTTTTTCTAAAACCAATCCAAATTCGCCCAACATTGCGATTAACAAATTTCTATCATAAGTATCTAATTCAGTTTGTGGTTGCATTGTAACAGCTACAACAGCATATACCGTATGATGTCCTCTAACAGCTAGATACAAACACTTTGCATTTGGTAATGTTGTTGTGGTTGCACCTGCGCTTTTATTGTTCTTATATACCCATTCAGCTACTGCCCGCTCGCTGCGAGACGTATATTCTGTAATAAACACCTCTTCATTACCCGAAAATAAAATTGGTTCATCTAATCCTTGTGTTTTATTCACCGGATAAATAATAACCATGCGAGACAATAATTTTTCCATTTGCTTTCCCATTGCATTATAAATAGCTTGTTTAGTTGTAGAACGTTGTAGCATTCTACTCGTTTCCAAAAGAACCTGAGTATTTCTTGCTTTTCGAGCATTATTTTTGGCTTGCTGCTTTGCCCTAACAGTAAGTGTACTAGTAACAAACGCTGCCACTAACATAATTAAAAATGTTATCGGATAGGAAGAATCATATGCTTCTAGCGAGAAACGTGGATCTGTAAAGAAAAAGTTGAATACGACAACGCTTATAATAGATGATACAATACTGTATATTCTGCCTTGCGTTGCAACAGCGGTGAACAATACACCTAGAATATAAACGATAATAATATTTGCTTCACTAAAACTTAACTCATAAAACAAAAAGCATATTGCTGTAGATAATGCTAATAAAGATAATGTTATCAATGAATCCCGTATCGTTAAAACAGGGTTCTTTTGTTTTTGCTTAGCTTTGGGAGCAACATAAGCAGGCAAATTATTCGGGATAATAAAAATATCTAAGTTTGGCGCAATTTGCGTTAATTTATCAACAAAACTTGCTCTTGGAACGATTCCTTTCTTATTATTGGATCGTCCCAATACAATTTTCGAAATACCACAAGCTTTCGCATATTCAGCAATTTGTTCCGGCACATTATCGCCATATACTGTTGCAATTTTAGCACCTAATTGTTCAGCTAGCTTTAAATTCGTTCTCAGCCGTGCTCTATTTTCATCTGATAGTTCAGTTGTTCCGGGAGTTTCAACGAATAAAGCTGTAAACTCACCATGAAAAGAATTGGCCATCCTTGCCGCAGTTCGAATGACTTTTGCATTTGATGGCGAGCTTGAAAGACAAATTAAAATATGTTCATTTGTATAATAATCATTTCTTTGTGAAAGCTCTTTTGCTTTTTCTGCTTTTCGATTAACTTGATCAGCCGTTCTACGCAATGCAATTTCTCTTAAAGCTATTAAATTCTCTACCGTAAAGAAGTTATGCAATGCTCGTTTGGCTTGTTCTTCACGATATATTTTTCCTTTATTCAAACGAATGATTAACTCTTCCGGTTCGATATCAACAAGCTCTATTTGGTCTGCATCATCAATTACCTTATCTGGAATACGTTCTCTTACCTTGACGCCTGTAATAGAAGATACAATATCATTTAGGCTTTCAATATGCTGCACATTAACCGTTGTATAGACATCTATTCCAGCCTTTAATAGCTCTTGTATATCTTGATAACGCTTAATATGTCTACAACCGGGAGCATTTGTATGTGCTAATTCATCTACTAATATCAACTGAGGATTACGCTTAATTGCTGAATCTAAATCAAACTCCTTTATTGTAATTCCTTTATGTTCAACAATAAGCGGTGGCAATGTTTCCAAACCATTTACAAGTTGGGTGGTTTCCGGACGTGTGTGCGGTTCAATATAACCTGCAACAACTTCACCTCCCGCATTTTTCACTTCATGTGCTGCTTCGAGCATTGCATATGTTTTTCCTACACCAGCAGCATAACCAAAAAATATTTTTAATTTACCTTTTTTACGAGTTTCAGTTCGTTCTATGCGTTTTAATATTGTATAAGCATCAGGTCTTTTGTCGTCCATAGAATTTCCTCCATATATAGTCAATCTTAAGTAAAACATAAAAAGTGCAACAAACAAAGTTAAATAATAAAATAAAGCCATTGTATGTATCAACAGTTATTCCTATTCCTATTATAACGCTTGATAACATTCATTTCATCATTATATTAGTAAAAAAAAAGAATTTGTTTCATATATTAAAATTACAGGCAACTTTTGATGCAAACATATTTTAGATGTCTATTTAAGAATAAATGATTTGATATTAAAAAGGGATTAAGAAAGCTTAACATACATTAAGAGCGTGTTAAGAGATGAGCATTATTAACTTATTTTTAACTATCTTAACAAACTCTTAACATTGATAAAAAAATACTAACACCATTATAACAAAGTTTGTGCTATTCTCAATATGTACAAAGGGGGAATTATAAAATGGATTTTGTAACAATCGGATTAATCGTTCTATGCCTTGGCCTTACATGGCTGTTAATTCAATGGTGTGACCGTCAAATACAGAAATGAGGGAATAAAATGATATTATTAGGTATTATCATTGTGGGATTAGCAGGTTATTTAATTTATGCACTTATCAATCCCGAAAAGTTTTAATCAGGAGGAAAAACAATGTTTCAAATTTGCTTAACGCTCATTATATTCGTAGCTATCGCAATACCAGTTGGTCGATATCTTTATAAAGTAACCGATAAAAAACATACATTTGCAGATCCAGTTTTTAATCGAATGGATAATGCAATTTACAAAGTATGTGGAATCAATCAAGAAAAAGAAATGAACTGGAAACAATACATACTATCCTTGATTGCCACCAATGCAGTCATGATTGGAGTTGGATACCTCATTCTCAGACTGCAATTCTTGCCAATATTCAATCCAAACGGTATAAGCGCTATGCCTGCGGATTTATCATTCAACACAATTATTAGCTTTATGACAAACACAAACCTACAACATTATGCAGGAGAAAGTGGATTGTCGTATTTCAGTCAAATGGCTGTTATCACATTTTTAATGTTTACTTCAGCTGCAAGTGGATATGCGGTTTGCATGGCATTCATTCGTGGTATTGTAGGCAAAAAAAGCATGGGTAACTTTTTTGTAGACTTAACAAGGGTAATTACAAGGGTTCTATTGCCATTTAGCCTTATTGTTTCAATATTGTTAATTTGGCAAGGTGTTCCGCAAACATTAAGCGCAAACCAAACAATTCAAACTATAGAAGGTTCTTATCAAGACATCGCAATGGGTCCTGTTGCTTCTTTAGAATCCATAAAGCATTTAGGTACGAATGGCGGTGGTTTCTTTGGAGCAAACTCTGCTACTCCGTTTGAGAATCCAACAATCCTTTCAAACCTATTAGAGCTTCTTTCTATGATGATTTTGCCTGCCGCTTGCGTAATTGCATTTGGCTTAATGGTACACTACCGCAAGAAAGAGCAAAATATTCAAAAAGAAGTGAAAAAAACTCGCGTTTTCTTTGGTAGTGAAGGTAGAACTATTTTTATCGCCATGTCAATTTTATTTATAATCGGCTTAGTTATTTGCTATTTTTCAGAAAGTGCAGGAAATCCAGCATTAGCGCAAGCAGGCTTAAGCCAAAGCATGGGTAGTATGGAAGGTAAAGAAGTTCGATTTGGCGTTGCACAATCTTCTTTATTTACTACCGTTACAACTTCTTTTACAACCGGTACCGTTAATAATATGCATGATACTTTAACTCCTATGGGTGGATTTGTACCATTATTAAATATGATGCTTAATGTTGTATTTGGTGGTAAAGGCGTTGGATTTATGAATATGGCACTTTACGCTATATTAACGGTATTTATCTGTGGACTTCTTGTTGGTAGAACACCTGAATATCTTGGCAAAAAAATTGAAGGCAAGGAAATGAAATTAACTGCTCTTGGCATTATTATTCATCCATTGCTCATTTTAGCTGCTTCTGCTATTGCAGTTGCCACATCCGCTGGTATTGCAGGGATTACTAACCCTGGCTATCATGGATTAACACAAGTCTTATATGAATTCGCATCTTCTGCTGCAAACAACGGCTCTGGCTTTGAAGGATTAGCAGATAACACATTCTTTTGGAACATCTCTACGGGACTAGTAATGTTCTTTGGACGTTATCTTCCTATGATTTTACAACTTGCAATTGCAGGCTCCTTGATGAAAAAACGTCCTGTTAATGAATCTGTCGGAACGTTAAAAACCAGCAGCATGACCTTTACAATTACTTTAGTTATGATTGTACTAATTTTTGCTGCATTAACATTCTTCCCAGTATTATCGCTTGGCCCGGTAGCAGAGCATTTAACTTTATGGAGCTAAACTAATATAAACAAGATATTTCAAGCTAGTTCTTAGAAAGGAAGACAACTATTTTGAGTACGAATAAAAAATCTAAATTTATTACAAAAGATATATTGAAATCTTCTGTAGTAAGTGCATTTAAAAAATTAAACCCAAAATCAATGATTAAAAATCCTGTTATGTTTGTTGTTGAAATTGGATTTATCGTAACCTTATTACTTTGCTTCTTTCCAAATATTTTTGGAGCAAGCGGAGAACATTTAAGAAGTTACAATATTATTGTTTCTATCATTTTATTTATTACTGTTTTATTTGCTAATTTTGCGGAAGCTGTTGCCGAGGGCAGAGGTAAAGCACAAGCGCAAAGCTTAAAGAAAACTCAGAAAGATACAACCGCACGCAGAATTCTACCTAATGGTGAGGAGGAAATCATCAGCTCCAGCGAATTGAAAAAAGGAGATATTGTTTTAGTTCAAGCTGGCGAAGTCATTCCAAACGATGGAGAAGTTATAGAAGGAATTGCATCTGTTGATGAATCCGCAATTACTGGTGAATCTGCACCTGTTGTAAAGGAAAGTGGAGGCGATTTTGCATCCGTTACTGGTGGTACAACAGTTGCGAGTGACTGGTTAAAAATCGAAATTACTTCTTCACCTGGGGAATCTTTCTTAGATAAGATGATTGCTATGGTAGAAGGTGCATCCAGACAAAAAACTCCAAATGAAATTGCATTGAATACACTTTTAGTTAGCCTTACTATCATCTTTTTAATCGTAATTGTAACA
It encodes:
- a CDS encoding uroporphyrinogen decarboxylase family protein; the encoded protein is MTSLERVAATLSHKEPDHVPVYPILSGVTRKLTGASYKEWATNAEETAKAMIQSVDEFGIDCLVTLTDLSVEAADFGQEIVYPENEAAHPNYDNQFLQDIEDYDKVKHIDPRTTPRMSDHIKLCDLLVKAKGKTTPVVAFIFGPLGILSMLRGQEDLYMDLYDDPDAVHKALTTITDVLIDYSDALIETGINAIMVDTLFASSVIMSKEMWSEFEGPHVKRWADHVHSKGCMVMIHNCGNGVYFDVQIEAMHPQAISFLHVPADCASFEECKEKYGKDITLIGCVSPTWIATASVEEVIEESKHEIDLFKQGGGFMLATGCEYPANTAFDNAKAMIEVAKTYGRY
- a CDS encoding GNAT family N-acetyltransferase encodes the protein MSNFAIRLATREDSKTIYQFIVDIATYEKMLDEVEGNAEDVCDTIFNKQQAEVIIGEEDGVPVGFALFFHNYSTFKTRRGLYLEDLYVNPEMRGKGYGKKLLLYLAKLAHERGCGRMEWCCLDWNTPSIQFYKSLGARPMDEWTTYRLDDKQLAECATAQMQ
- the kdpA gene encoding potassium-transporting ATPase subunit KdpA yields the protein MFQICLTLIIFVAIAIPVGRYLYKVTDKKHTFADPVFNRMDNAIYKVCGINQEKEMNWKQYILSLIATNAVMIGVGYLILRLQFLPIFNPNGISAMPADLSFNTIISFMTNTNLQHYAGESGLSYFSQMAVITFLMFTSAASGYAVCMAFIRGIVGKKSMGNFFVDLTRVITRVLLPFSLIVSILLIWQGVPQTLSANQTIQTIEGSYQDIAMGPVASLESIKHLGTNGGGFFGANSATPFENPTILSNLLELLSMMILPAACVIAFGLMVHYRKKEQNIQKEVKKTRVFFGSEGRTIFIAMSILFIIGLVICYFSESAGNPALAQAGLSQSMGSMEGKEVRFGVAQSSLFTTVTTSFTTGTVNNMHDTLTPMGGFVPLLNMMLNVVFGGKGVGFMNMALYAILTVFICGLLVGRTPEYLGKKIEGKEMKLTALGIIIHPLLILAASAIAVATSAGIAGITNPGYHGLTQVLYEFASSAANNGSGFEGLADNTFFWNISTGLVMFFGRYLPMILQLAIAGSLMKKRPVNESVGTLKTSSMTFTITLVMIVLIFAALTFFPVLSLGPVAEHLTLWS
- the kdpF gene encoding K(+)-transporting ATPase subunit F, whose product is MILLGIIIVGLAGYLIYALINPEKF
- a CDS encoding response regulator, with translation MNNNTIFVVEDDKAIRNLISTTLEMQGYQYQTADTGSSAIMGILSCNPDVIILDLGLPDMDGIEIIQKVRTWSNTPIIIVSARSDDQEKINALDEGADDYITKPFNTNELLARIRVALRRYNNMKNTPNNNEKSTFVNGDLKIDYAAGCAYFQEKEIHLTPIEYKLLCLLSKNVGKVLTHNFILKEIWGAVLPADTQSLRVFMATLRKKIELNPSKPQYIQTHIGIGYRMLKVDGVNE
- a CDS encoding sensor histidine kinase — encoded protein: MDDKRPDAYTILKRIERTETRKKGKLKIFFGYAAGVGKTYAMLEAAHEVKNAGGEVVAGYIEPHTRPETTQLVNGLETLPPLIVEHKGITIKEFDLDSAIKRNPQLILVDELAHTNAPGCRHIKRYQDIQELLKAGIDVYTTVNVQHIESLNDIVSSITGVKVRERIPDKVIDDADQIELVDIEPEELIIRLNKGKIYREEQAKRALHNFFTVENLIALREIALRRTADQVNRKAEKAKELSQRNDYYTNEHILICLSSSPSNAKVIRTAARMANSFHGEFTALFVETPGTTELSDENRARLRTNLKLAEQLGAKIATVYGDNVPEQIAEYAKACGISKIVLGRSNNKKGIVPRASFVDKLTQIAPNLDIFIIPNNLPAYVAPKAKQKQKNPVLTIRDSLITLSLLALSTAICFLFYELSFSEANIIIVYILGVLFTAVATQGRIYSIVSSIISVVVFNFFFTDPRFSLEAYDSSYPITFLIMLVAAFVTSTLTVRAKQQAKNNARKARNTQVLLETSRMLQRSTTKQAIYNAMGKQMEKLLSRMVIIYPVNKTQGLDEPILFSGNEEVFITEYTSRSERAVAEWVYKNNKSAGATTTTLPNAKCLYLAVRGHHTVYAVVAVTMQPQTELDTYDRNLLIAMLGEFGLVLEKEEINETKNEIALEAQREQLRANILRAISHDLRTPLTSISGNASILMGDKNYLDENKKLQLYTDIYDDSMWLINLVENLLSVTRIENGTISITMQSELLEEVIAEALRHINRKSVDYQINVSLSDDLLMAKMDSRLIIQVIINIVDNAIKYTPPGSIIDITARKSDNMVLVEIKDNGEGISNEDKKKIFDMFFTVDKNNGDSHRGLGLGLSLCKSIIIAHGGDITVKDNNPHGTVFSFTLQAEEVVIDE